Proteins co-encoded in one Streptomyces sp. JH34 genomic window:
- a CDS encoding ABC transporter ATP-binding protein produces MSDRERRPSGRAAEALRLVSVSKVYGAGDGAVTALDGVTLSLPAGSFTAVMGPSGSGKSTLLQCAAGLDRPDRGQILVDGEEMRGGSEAALTRFRRDRIGFVFQQYNLLPTLTVEENTALPLRLAGRKADREGVRALLTQVGLGERLGHLPEELSGGQRQRVAIARALVTRPAVIFADEPTGALDTRSARDVLSLLRETVRRHGSTVVLVTHDPVAASYADSVIFLADGRPAGHLTAPTAEAVAERMTRLGDRAAGRRADNGSLMEV; encoded by the coding sequence ATGTCCGATCGTGAACGGCGGCCTTCGGGCCGGGCCGCGGAGGCCCTGCGGCTGGTTTCGGTGAGCAAGGTGTACGGGGCCGGGGACGGCGCGGTGACCGCTCTGGACGGCGTGACGCTGAGCCTGCCCGCGGGGAGCTTCACCGCGGTCATGGGCCCCTCGGGTTCCGGCAAGTCCACGCTGCTCCAGTGCGCGGCGGGCCTGGACCGGCCCGACCGGGGGCAGATCCTCGTGGACGGCGAGGAGATGCGCGGTGGCAGCGAAGCGGCCCTGACGAGGTTCCGGCGCGACCGGATCGGCTTCGTCTTCCAGCAGTACAACCTGCTGCCCACCCTGACCGTCGAGGAGAACACCGCGCTGCCGCTGCGGCTGGCCGGCCGGAAGGCCGACCGGGAGGGCGTCCGCGCACTCCTCACCCAGGTGGGGCTCGGTGAGCGTCTCGGGCATCTCCCCGAGGAACTGTCGGGCGGGCAGCGCCAGCGCGTCGCGATCGCCCGCGCCCTGGTCACGCGGCCCGCCGTGATCTTCGCGGACGAGCCGACCGGCGCCCTCGACACGCGCAGCGCGCGCGATGTGCTGAGCCTGCTGAGGGAGACCGTCCGCAGGCACGGCAGCACCGTCGTCCTCGTCACCCACGACCCGGTGGCCGCCTCCTACGCAGACTCGGTGATCTTCCTCGCGGACGGGCGGCCGGCGGGACACCTCACCGCGCCCACCGCCGAGGCCGTCGCCGAACGCATGACCCGTCTCGGGGACCGTGCGGCCGGACGGCGCGCGGACAACGGCTCCCTGATGGAGGTGTGA
- a CDS encoding MFS transporter produces MSTGSGADSAPAPTSTHESKTGGTFSSLKIRNYRLFATGAVISNTGTWMSRITQDWLVLSLTGSAAAVGITTALQFLPMLLFGLYGGVIADRLPKRRLLLISQAALGLCGIALAVLTLSGVVEVWHVYLVAFLLGMVTVVDNPARQSFVSEMVGPAQLRNAVSLNSANFQSARLIGPAVAGVLITTVGSGWAFLLNGLSFAAPLIGLMMMRTNELYPSVTVKRAKGQLREGLRYVSGRPELIWPIVLVGFVGTFGFNFPIWLTAFADEIFHGGAGMYSFFNILMAAGSLAGALLAARRRSSRLRMLVAAGTLFGALEIAASLSPSVWLFSLLLVPIGMIGLTTNISANTSVQMAADPAMRGRVMSLYMMVFAGGTPVGAPIVGWISDAYGARTGMAAGGAISLLAALGVGFALTRVGGLRLKLDLRPGRPHVRFVPRDQLATAA; encoded by the coding sequence TTGAGTACGGGATCCGGAGCAGACTCCGCCCCCGCACCGACTTCCACCCACGAGAGCAAGACCGGCGGGACCTTCTCGTCGCTGAAGATCCGTAACTACCGCCTGTTCGCCACGGGCGCCGTGATCTCCAACACCGGTACCTGGATGTCCCGCATCACGCAGGACTGGCTCGTCCTGAGCCTCACCGGGTCCGCCGCCGCCGTCGGTATCACCACGGCCCTCCAGTTCCTCCCGATGCTCCTCTTCGGCCTGTACGGCGGCGTCATCGCCGACCGGCTCCCGAAGCGGCGGCTGCTCCTCATCAGCCAGGCAGCGCTCGGCCTGTGCGGCATCGCACTCGCCGTCCTGACCCTCTCCGGCGTCGTCGAGGTCTGGCACGTCTACCTGGTCGCCTTCCTCCTCGGCATGGTGACCGTCGTCGACAACCCCGCCCGCCAGTCGTTCGTCTCCGAGATGGTCGGCCCCGCGCAGCTGCGCAACGCGGTCAGCCTGAACTCGGCGAACTTCCAGTCCGCCCGGCTCATCGGCCCCGCCGTCGCGGGTGTCCTGATCACCACGGTGGGCAGCGGCTGGGCCTTCCTGCTGAACGGCCTGTCGTTCGCGGCGCCCCTCATCGGCCTGATGATGATGCGGACGAACGAGCTCTACCCGTCCGTGACGGTCAAGCGCGCCAAGGGCCAGCTGCGCGAAGGACTGCGCTACGTGTCGGGCAGACCCGAGCTGATCTGGCCGATCGTCCTGGTCGGCTTCGTCGGCACCTTCGGCTTCAACTTCCCGATCTGGCTGACGGCCTTCGCCGACGAGATCTTCCACGGCGGCGCGGGGATGTACTCGTTCTTCAACATCCTCATGGCGGCCGGCTCCCTCGCCGGAGCCCTGCTCGCCGCCCGCCGCCGGTCCTCGCGGCTGCGCATGCTGGTGGCCGCGGGCACCCTGTTCGGTGCCCTGGAGATCGCCGCGTCGCTGTCGCCGTCCGTCTGGCTGTTCTCGCTGCTGCTCGTCCCGATCGGCATGATCGGTCTGACCACGAACATAAGCGCCAACACGAGCGTCCAGATGGCCGCGGACCCCGCGATGCGGGGCCGGGTGATGAGCCTCTACATGATGGTCTTCGCCGGGGGCACGCCCGTGGGCGCCCCGATCGTCGGCTGGATCAGCGATGCCTACGGCGCCAGGACCGGCATGGCGGCCGGCGGGGCGATCTCGTTGCTGGCCGCTCTCGGTGTCGGCTTCGCCCTGACCCGCGTCGGCGGCCTGCGGCTGAAGCTCGACCTGCGCCCCGGCCGCCCGCACGTGCGGTTCGTCCCGCGCGACCAGCTGGCCACGGCTGCCTGA
- a CDS encoding FtsX-like permease family protein has translation MFFLAVRSVRKRPGRFLATLLSAFLGAVIIMTFGSLHDTAAAPGVDEVSAESMTVAASVVGGYGSLLVFFAIASTLTVAVRRRAEEIRLLRCTGATPGQITRMVVGESAVVALGGAVLATGPAVLGGRLLLDLFQDSGQVAPRVTPAFGAMALGSGFGVALLASVGAAFLAVRRATRAAAGVRGPSRRRARTLAGCAALVAGTGGVLSTYAVDSTDEMLMAFPAYGAILLSVGFAVLAPSLLGRVLDLLRGPLAAVGGAGGYLSARNLRRRGTELAGVLMPLIIFTGVATATLYIQGVESDRVTGSGLAKSVEDKNVETLNLVVVGIIVVFSCIMLANTLYAETSYRSGEFGRQRLAGATPGQVLRVVGWESVILTLTGLVLGTVAATAGIISFTTVRTDQVLPDRGPGTWLAVMAVATVVTLGTSLGTARRTLRTPAVDAVAVAA, from the coding sequence ATGTTCTTCCTGGCCGTACGCTCGGTCCGCAAGCGCCCCGGGCGCTTCCTCGCCACCCTGCTCTCGGCGTTCCTCGGCGCCGTGATCATCATGACGTTCGGATCCCTGCACGACACGGCGGCTGCTCCGGGGGTCGACGAGGTGAGCGCGGAGTCCATGACCGTCGCCGCGAGCGTCGTCGGCGGATACGGCTCCCTCCTCGTCTTCTTCGCCATCGCCTCCACGCTCACCGTCGCCGTCCGGCGTCGCGCCGAGGAGATCCGTCTGCTGCGCTGCACCGGTGCCACTCCCGGGCAGATCACGCGCATGGTCGTGGGTGAGTCCGCCGTGGTGGCGCTGGGCGGCGCGGTGCTCGCCACCGGGCCTGCCGTGCTCGGCGGCCGTCTCCTGCTCGACCTGTTCCAGGACAGCGGCCAGGTCGCCCCCCGGGTCACCCCGGCCTTCGGCGCCATGGCGCTCGGTTCGGGCTTCGGCGTCGCGCTGCTCGCCTCCGTCGGCGCCGCGTTCCTCGCCGTACGCCGCGCCACCAGGGCCGCCGCGGGAGTCCGCGGCCCCTCCCGCCGCCGGGCCCGCACCCTGGCGGGCTGCGCCGCACTGGTGGCCGGGACCGGGGGAGTCCTGAGCACGTACGCCGTCGACAGCACCGACGAGATGCTGATGGCCTTCCCCGCCTACGGAGCCATCCTGCTCTCCGTCGGCTTCGCCGTCCTCGCCCCGTCGCTGCTGGGCCGGGTGCTGGACCTCCTGCGGGGGCCGCTCGCGGCGGTGGGCGGGGCGGGCGGCTATCTGAGCGCCCGTAACCTGCGCCGGCGGGGCACCGAACTCGCCGGAGTGCTCATGCCGTTGATCATCTTCACCGGCGTCGCCACCGCCACCCTCTACATCCAGGGGGTGGAGAGCGACCGGGTCACCGGCTCCGGCCTGGCCAAGTCCGTCGAGGACAAGAACGTGGAGACCCTCAACCTGGTCGTCGTCGGGATCATCGTGGTCTTCTCCTGCATCATGCTCGCCAACACCCTGTACGCGGAGACCTCGTACCGGAGCGGCGAGTTCGGCCGGCAGCGGCTCGCCGGGGCGACCCCCGGCCAGGTCCTGCGCGTGGTCGGCTGGGAGTCGGTGATCCTCACGCTGACCGGGCTGGTCCTGGGAACCGTGGCGGCGACCGCGGGGATCATCTCCTTCACGACGGTCCGCACCGACCAGGTCCTGCCCGACCGGGGACCGGGCACCTGGCTGGCCGTCATGGCCGTCGCCACGGTGGTCACCCTCGGCACGAGCCTCGGGACCGCACGCAGGACGCTCCGTACACCGGCCGTCGACGCGGTCGCCGTCGCCGCGTGA
- a CDS encoding aldo/keto reductase — protein MKYTQLGRTGLKVSRLVLGTMNFGPQTNESDSHALMDAALEAGVNFFDTANVYGWGENKGRTEEILGTWFAQGGDRRDKVVLATKVYGNMGADGEAWPNHDKLSALNIRRAVDASLKRLQTDHIDLYQFHHVDRDTPIDEIWQAIDVLVQQGKILYAGSSNFSGYKIAQANERAARRGSYGLVSEQCIYNLMERGAEMEVIPAAQEYGLGVIPWSPLHGGLLGGAIRKEREGSGARSTSGRSGDALADPKVRAQIQAYEDLLEKHGLEPGEAGLAWLLTRPGVTGPISGPRTQEQLDSALRAVELELSDEVLTALDEIFPGPGPSPENFAW, from the coding sequence ATGAAGTACACGCAGCTCGGACGCACCGGACTCAAGGTCAGCCGCCTCGTGCTGGGGACGATGAACTTCGGCCCCCAGACCAACGAGAGCGACAGCCACGCGCTCATGGACGCCGCCCTGGAGGCGGGCGTCAACTTCTTCGACACCGCGAACGTCTACGGCTGGGGTGAGAACAAGGGCCGCACCGAGGAGATCCTCGGCACCTGGTTCGCCCAGGGCGGCGACCGCCGCGACAAGGTCGTCCTCGCCACCAAGGTCTACGGCAACATGGGTGCCGACGGCGAGGCATGGCCCAACCACGACAAGCTGTCCGCCCTGAACATCCGCAGGGCCGTCGACGCCAGCCTCAAGCGGCTGCAGACGGACCACATCGACCTTTACCAGTTCCACCACGTCGACCGGGACACCCCGATCGACGAGATCTGGCAGGCCATCGACGTACTGGTCCAGCAGGGCAAGATCCTCTACGCCGGCTCCTCCAACTTCTCGGGCTACAAGATCGCCCAGGCCAACGAGCGGGCCGCCCGGCGGGGCAGCTACGGCCTCGTCAGCGAGCAGTGCATCTACAACCTGATGGAGCGCGGGGCCGAGATGGAGGTCATCCCGGCCGCCCAGGAGTACGGCCTCGGAGTCATCCCGTGGTCCCCGCTGCACGGCGGGCTGCTCGGCGGCGCGATCCGCAAGGAGCGCGAGGGCAGCGGCGCCCGGTCCACCTCCGGCCGGTCCGGCGACGCGCTGGCCGACCCGAAGGTGCGGGCGCAGATCCAGGCGTACGAGGACCTGCTGGAGAAGCACGGCCTGGAGCCCGGCGAGGCGGGCCTGGCCTGGCTGCTGACCCGGCCCGGCGTCACGGGCCCGATCTCCGGCCCGCGCACCCAGGAGCAGCTCGACTCGGCGCTGCGCGCGGTGGAGCTGGAGCTGTCGGACGAGGTGCTGACGGCCCTGGACGAGATCTTCCCCGGCCCGGGCCCGTCGCCGGAGAACTTCGCCTGGTAG
- the nadE gene encoding ammonia-dependent NAD(+) synthetase: MSESAAIALQQEIARELEVAETFEAEKEIERRVAFLTERLTSTGLRALVLGISGGVDSTTAGRLCQLAVERARAAGHEARFYAMRLPYGVQADEHDAQLALSFIQADHVLTVDIKPATDAMQESLLTGDVAFRDPHHQDFVLGNVKARQRMIAQYAVAGAHNGLVVGTDHAAEAVSGFFTKFGDGAADLVPLTGLTKRRVRAVAETLGAPAGLVGKVPTADLETLAPGKADEHALGVTYDAIDDFLEGRPVDEQTFDTVVGRYRLTDHKRRLPIAP; encoded by the coding sequence GTGAGCGAGTCGGCGGCCATCGCCCTGCAGCAGGAGATCGCCCGTGAGCTCGAGGTCGCGGAGACCTTTGAGGCCGAGAAGGAGATCGAACGCCGCGTGGCGTTCCTCACCGAGCGGCTGACCTCCACCGGTCTGCGCGCCCTGGTGCTCGGCATCAGCGGAGGCGTGGACTCCACCACCGCTGGCCGGCTGTGCCAGCTCGCCGTCGAGCGCGCCCGGGCCGCGGGCCACGAGGCGCGGTTCTACGCGATGCGGCTGCCCTACGGGGTCCAGGCCGACGAGCACGACGCCCAGCTCGCCCTCTCCTTCATCCAGGCCGACCACGTGCTGACCGTGGACATCAAGCCCGCGACCGACGCCATGCAGGAGTCCCTGCTCACCGGCGACGTCGCCTTCCGTGACCCCCACCACCAGGACTTCGTGCTCGGCAACGTCAAGGCCCGGCAGCGCATGATCGCCCAGTACGCGGTGGCCGGCGCGCACAACGGCCTCGTCGTCGGCACGGACCACGCGGCGGAGGCGGTCTCCGGCTTCTTCACGAAGTTCGGCGACGGCGCCGCCGACCTGGTCCCGCTGACCGGGCTCACCAAGCGACGGGTGCGGGCCGTCGCCGAGACGCTGGGCGCACCCGCCGGGCTGGTCGGGAAGGTGCCGACGGCCGACCTGGAGACCCTCGCCCCCGGCAAGGCGGACGAGCACGCGCTCGGGGTCACCTACGACGCCATCGACGACTTCCTGGAGGGCAGGCCGGTGGACGAGCAGACCTTCGACACCGTCGTCGGCCGCTACCGCCTCACCGACCACAAGCGCCGGCTGCCCATCGCGCCCTGA
- a CDS encoding response regulator transcription factor produces the protein MIRVLVTDDEPLIRAGIRMILSSADDMDVVAEAANGREAVDIARSQRVDVALLDIQMPVMDGLTALAELRRSAPEVRVLILTTFGERQNVLRALSAGSAGFLLKDSAPAELMRAVRAAAAGEAYLSPGATRHVVDSLASGGTADRAERARLRLEKLTGRERDVLSLLGEGLSNADAGQRIHMSEATVKTYVSRILAKLECENRVQAALLARDAGLGT, from the coding sequence GTGATCAGGGTTCTTGTCACGGATGACGAGCCGCTCATTCGGGCGGGCATCAGGATGATCCTCTCCTCGGCCGACGACATGGACGTCGTCGCGGAGGCGGCGAACGGCCGCGAGGCGGTCGACATCGCCCGGTCGCAGCGCGTGGACGTCGCACTGCTCGACATCCAGATGCCGGTCATGGACGGCCTGACGGCCCTGGCCGAGCTGCGCAGGTCGGCCCCCGAGGTGCGGGTGCTGATCCTGACGACGTTCGGGGAGCGGCAGAACGTCCTGCGGGCCCTGAGCGCGGGAAGCGCGGGCTTCCTGCTGAAGGACTCGGCACCCGCGGAACTCATGCGGGCGGTGCGGGCGGCGGCGGCCGGAGAGGCCTACCTGTCGCCCGGCGCCACCCGGCACGTCGTCGACTCCCTGGCGTCCGGGGGGACCGCGGACCGTGCGGAGCGGGCGCGCCTGCGGCTGGAGAAGCTGACGGGCCGCGAACGGGACGTCCTGTCCCTGCTGGGCGAGGGCCTGTCCAACGCGGACGCCGGGCAGCGGATCCACATGAGCGAGGCGACGGTCAAGACCTACGTCAGCCGCATCCTCGCCAAGCTGGAGTGCGAGAACCGGGTGCAGGCCGCACTGCTGGCACGCGACGCGGGCCTCGGGACCTGA
- a CDS encoding helix-turn-helix transcriptional regulator: MVRLPLTPAEVERGQRLGALLRQARGCRSMLDVALASQISPETLRKIESGRVATPAFPTIAAIADTLGLSLDTVWAEISRPERATEDQSVLRVARQASLAS, from the coding sequence ATGGTCAGGTTGCCGCTCACCCCCGCCGAGGTAGAACGCGGACAGCGCCTCGGCGCGCTGCTCCGCCAAGCCAGGGGCTGCCGCTCGATGCTCGACGTGGCACTCGCCTCGCAGATCTCGCCGGAGACTCTCCGGAAGATCGAATCCGGCCGCGTGGCCACCCCCGCCTTCCCGACCATCGCGGCGATCGCCGACACCCTGGGCCTGTCCCTCGACACGGTCTGGGCCGAGATCAGCCGGCCGGAGCGCGCCACGGAGGATCAGTCGGTCCTGCGGGTCGCACGGCAGGCGTCGCTGGCTTCGTAG
- the thpR gene encoding RNA 2',3'-cyclic phosphodiesterase — MSSQRLFAAVLPPAPAADELAGAVARLRRLPGALDLRWTARAGWHYTLAFLGSVDEELLPELYPRLARAAHRTEPFPLRIRGGGRFDGRALWAGAEGDLGTLRLLARRAAAAARKSGIPMEEHRRHTPHLTLARSRSGADLTPYTEALRGFEGTRWEVGEIGLVRSDLPVGGVPGEQPRYEVVRAWPLGR; from the coding sequence ATGAGCAGCCAGAGACTCTTCGCCGCCGTCCTGCCGCCCGCCCCCGCGGCGGACGAGCTCGCCGGGGCCGTCGCCCGGCTGCGGCGGCTGCCCGGAGCCTTGGACCTCCGCTGGACCGCGCGTGCGGGCTGGCACTACACGCTGGCCTTCCTCGGGAGCGTCGACGAGGAACTGCTGCCCGAGCTGTACCCGCGTCTGGCGCGGGCCGCGCACCGCACCGAGCCGTTCCCCCTCCGCATCCGCGGCGGCGGCCGGTTCGACGGACGGGCGCTGTGGGCGGGGGCGGAGGGCGACCTCGGCACCCTGCGGCTGCTGGCGCGGCGTGCCGCCGCCGCCGCGCGGAAGTCCGGGATCCCGATGGAGGAGCACCGCCGACACACCCCGCACCTCACCCTGGCCCGCAGCAGGTCCGGGGCCGACCTGACCCCGTACACGGAGGCGCTGCGGGGCTTCGAGGGCACGCGGTGGGAGGTCGGGGAGATCGGTCTCGTACGCAGCGATCTGCCGGTGGGCGGGGTGCCGGGGGAGCAGCCGCGGTACGAGGTGGTGCGGGCCTGGCCGCTGGGCAGGTGA
- the map gene encoding type I methionyl aminopeptidase — protein MIEILNSARLERARDTGALVGDILHTMKQRSVVGTNLLDIDQWVKEMIAEAGAQSCYVDYAPSFGRGPFGHYICTAVNDGVLHGRPHDYRLADGDLLTLDLAVARGGVAADAAISFLVGKARPAESVAMIETTERALAAGIAAAKPGARIGDLSHAIGTVLGEAGYPVNTDFGGHGIGSTMHQDPHVPNTGRPGRGYKLRPGLLLALEPWVMADTATLVTDADGWTLRSATGCRTAHSEHTIAITDDGAEILTLAPQARL, from the coding sequence ATGATCGAGATCCTGAACTCCGCGCGGCTCGAGCGGGCGAGGGACACCGGCGCCCTGGTCGGAGACATCCTGCACACGATGAAGCAGCGCAGCGTGGTCGGGACGAACCTGCTGGACATCGACCAGTGGGTCAAGGAGATGATCGCCGAGGCGGGAGCGCAGTCCTGTTACGTCGACTACGCGCCCTCCTTCGGGCGTGGTCCCTTCGGTCACTACATCTGCACGGCCGTCAACGACGGCGTGCTCCACGGGCGGCCCCACGACTACAGGCTGGCCGACGGGGACCTGCTGACCCTCGACCTGGCCGTCGCCCGGGGCGGTGTGGCCGCGGACGCCGCGATCAGCTTCCTGGTGGGCAAGGCCAGGCCCGCGGAGAGCGTCGCCATGATCGAGACGACCGAACGGGCGCTCGCCGCCGGCATCGCCGCCGCGAAGCCTGGGGCGCGCATCGGCGACCTCTCCCACGCCATCGGCACGGTCCTCGGCGAGGCGGGCTACCCGGTCAACACCGATTTCGGAGGGCATGGCATCGGCTCGACCATGCACCAGGACCCGCACGTCCCGAACACCGGACGGCCCGGCCGCGGATACAAGCTGCGCCCCGGCCTGCTGCTGGCCCTGGAGCCCTGGGTGATGGCCGACACCGCCACACTCGTCACCGACGCCGACGGCTGGACGCTGCGCAGCGCGACGGGCTGCCGGACCGCGCACAGTGAGCACACCATCGCCATCACCGACGACGGAGCCGAAATCCTCACCCTGGCCCCGCAGGCACGGCTGTAG
- a CDS encoding MarR family transcriptional regulator yields MPDLIHDGDSAAAVSSLRSAVMLLGRRLKHQRVDESLSPTEMSVLGTLARCGSATPGELARKEHVQPPSMTRIVALLEAKGLVRLEPHPDDRRQKMVSRTEQAEAMLAESRDKRNAWLADLAEGLDEEEWEKLRAAAPVLEKLAHL; encoded by the coding sequence ATGCCTGACCTGATCCACGACGGCGACAGTGCCGCCGCCGTGAGCTCCCTCCGCTCCGCCGTGATGCTGCTGGGCCGTCGCCTGAAGCACCAGCGAGTCGACGAGTCGCTGAGCCCCACCGAGATGTCGGTGCTGGGCACACTCGCCCGTTGCGGTTCCGCCACTCCCGGTGAGCTGGCCCGCAAGGAGCACGTGCAGCCGCCGTCGATGACCCGGATCGTCGCGCTGCTGGAAGCCAAGGGCCTGGTCAGACTGGAACCGCACCCCGATGACCGTCGGCAGAAGATGGTCAGCCGGACCGAGCAGGCGGAAGCCATGCTCGCCGAGAGCCGCGACAAGCGGAACGCCTGGCTGGCCGACCTCGCCGAGGGCCTGGACGAGGAGGAGTGGGAGAAGCTGCGGGCCGCCGCGCCCGTGCTGGAGAAGCTCGCCCACCTGTGA
- a CDS encoding GNAT family N-acetyltransferase: MLTLRDIAENPLSLTRRLTLGDGSEAVFRPLAHTDVGRLAGFLQAQSAGSRRFSTFDGYGLATARELCGAIARHDKLRLVLEDVASGRIVGLLEFSLDTVPSDVARYREAGILLTGADCRFGATLADDHQGRGVGTSVFPLAVNAARRLGKARIILWGGVRSDNHQGIRYYEKHGFRQVGSFREADGSRSLDMILDLRPGPRDRRRGAP, translated from the coding sequence GTGCTCACGCTGAGGGACATCGCTGAGAATCCGCTGTCCCTGACGAGACGTCTGACACTCGGTGACGGTTCGGAGGCCGTCTTCCGTCCTCTGGCGCACACCGACGTGGGGCGGCTGGCCGGCTTCCTCCAGGCTCAGTCCGCCGGGTCGAGGCGCTTCAGCACGTTCGACGGGTACGGCCTCGCGACCGCCCGCGAACTGTGCGGGGCGATCGCGCGCCACGACAAGCTCAGGCTGGTGCTGGAGGACGTGGCGTCCGGCCGCATCGTGGGGCTGCTCGAGTTCAGCCTCGACACGGTCCCCTCGGATGTGGCCCGTTACCGGGAGGCGGGCATCCTCCTGACGGGGGCCGACTGCCGCTTCGGCGCCACTCTGGCCGACGACCACCAGGGGCGTGGCGTCGGGACATCCGTCTTCCCGCTCGCCGTCAACGCCGCGCGGCGGCTCGGGAAGGCGAGGATCATCCTGTGGGGCGGCGTCCGCTCCGACAACCACCAGGGCATCCGCTACTACGAGAAGCACGGGTTCCGGCAGGTCGGCTCCTTCCGCGAGGCGGACGGGTCCCGGTCGCTCGACATGATCCTCGATCTGCGCCCCGGCCCGCGTGACCGACGACGTGGTGCCCCCTGA
- the pip gene encoding prolyl aminopeptidase gives MDRKPDEKYPPIEPYDQGLLDVGDGNLVHWEVCGNPAGKPALVVHGGPGSGCGTRPRQYFDSDRYRVVLFDQRNCGRSTPHASDPAADLSHNTTAHLIADMELLREHLGIGKWLLYGGSWGSTLILAYAEQHPERVSEIVISAVTTTRRSEIDWLYRGAGQIFPEAWDLFRAGVPEAGGPGDLVAAYARRTESPDPEVRAKATADWCAWEDAVLSMEAYTGPPPYAGRPGRDRLAFVRICAHYFAHAAWLEEGQLIRDAGRLAGIPGVLVHGRFDLGGPLTTAWELAKAWPDAELTVIDAAGHLGGPATSRAVLAALDRFARRV, from the coding sequence GTGGACAGGAAGCCCGACGAGAAGTATCCGCCGATCGAGCCCTACGACCAGGGGCTGCTGGACGTCGGCGACGGCAACCTCGTCCACTGGGAGGTCTGCGGCAACCCCGCCGGCAAGCCCGCCCTCGTCGTCCACGGCGGGCCGGGCTCGGGATGCGGCACCCGCCCCCGGCAGTACTTCGACTCGGACCGCTATCGCGTCGTGCTCTTCGACCAGCGCAACTGCGGCCGCTCCACCCCGCACGCGAGCGACCCGGCCGCCGACCTGTCGCACAACACGACGGCTCACCTGATCGCGGACATGGAGCTGCTGCGTGAGCACCTCGGCATCGGCAAGTGGCTGCTGTACGGGGGCTCCTGGGGCTCCACGCTGATCCTCGCCTACGCCGAACAGCACCCGGAGCGCGTCTCGGAGATCGTGATCTCCGCCGTGACGACGACCCGGCGCAGCGAGATCGACTGGCTGTACCGGGGAGCGGGGCAGATCTTCCCCGAGGCGTGGGACCTGTTCCGGGCGGGCGTCCCGGAGGCCGGCGGGCCCGGTGACCTCGTCGCCGCGTACGCACGCCGGACGGAGAGCCCCGACCCGGAGGTCCGGGCGAAGGCGACGGCCGACTGGTGCGCGTGGGAGGACGCGGTGCTGTCCATGGAGGCGTACACGGGCCCGCCCCCCTACGCCGGCCGGCCAGGACGCGACCGGCTGGCGTTCGTGCGCATCTGTGCGCACTACTTCGCGCACGCCGCCTGGCTGGAGGAAGGGCAGCTGATCCGCGACGCGGGCCGCCTCGCGGGAATCCCGGGCGTCCTGGTGCACGGGCGCTTCGACCTGGGCGGACCGCTGACCACGGCCTGGGAACTGGCGAAAGCCTGGCCGGACGCCGAGTTGACGGTGATCGACGCCGCGGGCCACCTGGGCGGCCCGGCGACCTCCCGGGCGGTCCTGGCCGCACTGGACCGGTTCGCGCGGCGCGTATGA